From Microbacterium sp. CGR2:
GCTGTTCGGCGATGCGGGTGCGGGCTTCGGCCTGCTTGACCTGCTCGATCGCTGCAGCCTCGGCTGAGCGCTCACGCGTGTAGAGCTCTGCCTGAGCGCGGGTTTCGGCCTCGTAGCGCTGGGCGTCGGCGACGCGCTTCACGTCGGCGTCGAGCTGAGCCTGCTTGTTCTCGGCCTGCTGCTGGAGCACGGCCTGCTGCGCCTGCTCGCGGGCGAGGTTCTCGGCTTGCTCGGCTTCGGCTCGCGCGCGTCCGATGCCGGCGTTCGCGTTCGCGGTGTTGGTGTCGAGCGCGGTCTGCTCGACCAGGTTGGCTTCCTGGTTGGCGATGTTCTTCTGGTTGATCGCACGGTCGGCGTTGGTCTGCGAGATCTCCGCCGACTGACGCTTCGCCTGGATCTCGGGGGAGCCGAGCGACTGGATGTAGCCGACCTTGTCGGTGATGCCCTTGATCTGGAATGAGTCGAGGATCAGGCCCTGCTCGGCGAGCTCCTGCGAGACGTCAGCGGCGATCTGGTCGGAGAACTTCTTGCGCTCGCGCATGAGCTCGACGACCGAGAGTGTGGCGACGATACCGCGGAGTGCACCTTCGAGCTGCTCGGTGGTGAACTGCTCGATGGCGGCATCCTGCGAAGCGAAACGCTCGGCGGCACGGCGCACCAGCAGGGGGTCGGACCCGATCTTCACGATCGCAACGCCGTCGACGTTCAGCGTGACACTGTCGAGCGACTGGGCCTCGGCGTTGAGAGACACCTGCCGGGAGCGCAGCGAGATGATCTCGTGACGCTGCGTGATCGGGTTGACGAGCGACTTGCCGTTGACGATGACGGTGACCGGCGATTCCGACATCTCGTCCCGGCTCGTCCCGTCAGCCGAGAGGACTGCGAGTTGCACCTTCTGCTTGCGGCCGGAGATGACGAGCGCTTCGTCTGCACGGGCCACCTTGATCCAGCTGCGTGCGAACAGCAGCAGGATGAGCAGCAGAACGATGCCGATGACGACGGCGATGCCGACGATGATGAGGATGCCGACGATTCCGGCGATCTCCATGGTGACCTTCCCCCCGCGCACCTCTGTCGGTGCGCTTTAGGCACCACCCTGCCAGATCGCGGTCTGCCGCGCGCGCTCCCGTGGCAGTTGGTGTGGGCAAAGGTCGATTGAGATCGCCACAACCGTGTCGGGAGGAGAGTCAGCCCTGGCGGAGCTTCTTCGTCAGAGCGAGGAGGGTGCGGAGCTCGTCGTCGTCGAGTCGGGACATGCGCTCGGCGATCGAACGACCGTGAATCATCGCGAGCGCGCGGAATGTCTTGGCTCCGGCATCCGTCGCTCGGATCAACGATCCGCGACCGTCGTCGGGATCGGGGCACTTGGCGACCAGCCCGCGCGCCACCATGCGGTCGATGAGCCGCGAGACGCTCGGTTGGCTGATCAGCATGTTCGCGGTGACATCTCGCAGGCGGGCCGTCATCTCCGGCGCCCGGGTCACCGTCAGCAGCACGTCGTATTCGGCCTGAGCGAGATGGGCGTCGTCGAAGTCGGCGAGCATCTCGGTGAACAGCTCGTGCTGCGCGCGGAACAGGCTCTCCCATGCCTCCAGGGCGAGCTTGCGATCGGTCATGCTCACAGAATAGTGCGAACAGTAAAGGGCCGGTCGGAGAGGCTCCCGACCGGCCCTTGTCCCTTGCACCAAGAGTGTCCTGCAATCACATGCGGTGGATGCCACAGCAAACATTCACCGTGTGATCACTGTATAACGGCGGGGTAACGAATGCAACGGTTTGGTTACGGAATCTTGCTATCGAGATGCTGACCGAGCCGAATGAAACTTCTGCTTGCATCTCAAGCGGCTTGAGGTTGAAGGGTGAGAACATGAACACTTCCAACGACACCCTCCACTCCATCGGCGAGGTCGCGCATCGCACCGGACTCAGCGTCAGCGCCATCCGCTACTACGCCGATGAAGGCCTCGTACGACCGACAGAAGCGACCGACGCCGGTCATCGCCTCTACGACGTGGATGCGATCGCTCGCCTGGAGTTCGTTCGCACTCTGCGCGACCTCGAGACCGGTCTGGATCAGGTGCGCCGCGTCCTCGTCGGCACGACCTCGCTGCGCGACGTCCTCGCCGAGCATCTCGACGTCATCGAGAACCGGACGACGCAGCTGCAGTCGAAGCGGGCCGTGCTCCGCGCGCTCGTGCGGCAGGAGGGGACGGCAGAACGCGCGAACCTCTTGCGCAAGCTGGTGACGATGTCGGATGCCGAGCGGCAACGACTGGTAGACGACTTCCTCGACGACGTGTCCGCAGGCCTTCCGGAAGAGGCGATCCACCGGATCCGCGAAGTGCAGCCGGTGCTGCCGCCCGACCCCAGTCCGGAACAGCTCGATGCCTGGATCAGCCTGGCCGAGCTGTTGCGGGATGACCAATTCCGCGAGGCGACCCGGTCTTATCTGCACGCGACGTATGCGCAGTTCCCCGGCTCGGAGATCTCCACACCCCACGTGCAGGAATTCATCCACTCAGCGGGCGCCGACCTGATGCCGAAGCTGATGGCTGCCCACCAGGCGGGATTCGCCGCTGACGACACCCAGGCCGTCTCCCTTGCCGCACAGCTGGTCGAAGATCTTGCGCAGACCTTCGGCGTCGCGGCTGACGACGACCTTCGGAGTCGGCTCGCGGCGCGCTATCGCGATCTCGACAGCCTCACCCTCGAGGCGCTCCAAGACGCGGAGTACACCTCGACCGAGGGACGCTACCTTGAATTGGTCTCGAT
This genomic window contains:
- a CDS encoding SPFH domain-containing protein encodes the protein MEIAGIVGILIIVGIAVVIGIVLLLILLLFARSWIKVARADEALVISGRKQKVQLAVLSADGTSRDEMSESPVTVIVNGKSLVNPITQRHEIISLRSRQVSLNAEAQSLDSVTLNVDGVAIVKIGSDPLLVRRAAERFASQDAAIEQFTTEQLEGALRGIVATLSVVELMRERKKFSDQIAADVSQELAEQGLILDSFQIKGITDKVGYIQSLGSPEIQAKRQSAEISQTNADRAINQKNIANQEANLVEQTALDTNTANANAGIGRARAEAEQAENLAREQAQQAVLQQQAENKQAQLDADVKRVADAQRYEAETRAQAELYTRERSAEAAAIEQVKQAEARTRIAEQQAQADKARADGEAAAAIAKASGEANALRAQAEAEAEARRLRANAEADAIRAEGDARAASLEAEAKAIASNQDAFLSQRVLEVLPSIMAEFSKGYAAIGNVSIVGSSGDDGASSVVGADNARALRSVFDSVHAATGLDLAGIIQGQTVGRSFGAGVAEATPPPSKRESRPTTPPPPPAPAAE
- a CDS encoding MerR family transcriptional regulator: MNTSNDTLHSIGEVAHRTGLSVSAIRYYADEGLVRPTEATDAGHRLYDVDAIARLEFVRTLRDLETGLDQVRRVLVGTTSLRDVLAEHLDVIENRTTQLQSKRAVLRALVRQEGTAERANLLRKLVTMSDAERQRLVDDFLDDVSAGLPEEAIHRIREVQPVLPPDPSPEQLDAWISLAELLRDDQFREATRSYLHATYAQFPGSEISTPHVQEFIHSAGADLMPKLMAAHQAGFAADDTQAVSLAAQLVEDLAQTFGVAADDDLRSRLAARYRDLDSLTLEALQDAEYTSTEGRYLELVSIINDQPHPDAALLANARRKQSDGDGPSFGDFGEWLSGAILAAR
- a CDS encoding MarR family winged helix-turn-helix transcriptional regulator, translating into MTDRKLALEAWESLFRAQHELFTEMLADFDDAHLAQAEYDVLLTVTRAPEMTARLRDVTANMLISQPSVSRLIDRMVARGLVAKCPDPDDGRGSLIRATDAGAKTFRALAMIHGRSIAERMSRLDDDELRTLLALTKKLRQG